A window of Candidatus Eisenbacteria bacterium contains these coding sequences:
- a CDS encoding DUF1211 domain-containing protein — protein sequence MHKGRLEAFSDGVIAIIITIMVLELKVPHVPHFRAIGELWPVLLSYVLSFVNVGIYWNNHHHLMQAVKHVDGRILWANMHLLFWLSLMPFTTAWMGENHFALDPVALYGVVLAMSGVAYYLLVRALLTRHGGDSHLARAIGRDFKGKISVAIYLVAIPAAWIKPWIALSLYALVAVMWLVPDKRIERLQID from the coding sequence ATGCACAAGGGCCGCCTCGAAGCGTTCAGCGACGGAGTGATCGCGATCATCATCACGATCATGGTGCTCGAGCTCAAGGTCCCGCACGTCCCGCACTTTCGCGCGATCGGCGAGTTGTGGCCGGTGCTGTTGAGCTATGTGCTGAGCTTCGTGAACGTCGGCATCTACTGGAACAACCATCACCACCTCATGCAGGCGGTGAAGCACGTCGACGGCCGCATCCTGTGGGCGAACATGCACCTGCTGTTCTGGCTCTCGCTGATGCCGTTCACCACCGCGTGGATGGGCGAGAACCACTTCGCGCTCGATCCGGTGGCGCTCTATGGCGTGGTGCTCGCGATGTCGGGGGTCGCCTACTACCTCCTGGTGCGCGCGCTGCTCACCCGTCACGGCGGCGACTCGCACCTGGCGCGGGCGATCGGCCGCGACTTCAAGGGCAAGATCTCGGTGGCCATCTATCTGGTCGCGATCCCGGCGGCATGGATCAAGCCGTGGATCGCGCTGTCGCTCTACGCGCTGGTGGCGGTCATGTGGCTGGTGCCCGACAAGCGGATCGAGCGCCTGCAGATCGACTGA
- a CDS encoding NAD-dependent epimerase/dehydratase family protein, which translates to MRVLVVGGTGFIGPHVVKALVGGGHEVAVLHRGNHPDVLPAGVHGIECADTSRAGRAGLLAALPQIRAFAPDVVVDMILMLERDAEIVIDAFAGHARRLVLVSSMDVYRAFGQVLGVESGPPGSLPITEDSPLRERLYPYRGESPRAADDPQHWRDDYDKIPVERVAFSRPELEAAVVRLPRVYGPGDAQRRLFSYVRPMADRRPLLLMDRALARWRWTRAYVENVAHAIALAATHERAAGRTYNVAEAETTSEATWVTSIGRVLGWSGRVVEAEAAALPEHLRFDGDASHDISVDGSRIRRELGYVEPVGWEDGIRRTAEWELANPLRADDALRAEYAAEDAAAALLR; encoded by the coding sequence GTGCGAGTGCTGGTCGTCGGCGGGACCGGCTTCATCGGGCCGCACGTGGTCAAGGCACTGGTCGGCGGCGGCCACGAAGTCGCGGTGCTGCATCGCGGCAATCATCCCGACGTGCTGCCCGCGGGCGTGCACGGCATCGAGTGCGCGGATACGAGCCGCGCCGGTCGGGCGGGACTGCTCGCGGCATTGCCGCAGATCCGCGCGTTCGCGCCCGATGTCGTGGTCGACATGATCCTGATGCTCGAGCGCGACGCCGAAATCGTCATCGACGCGTTCGCAGGGCACGCGCGGCGCCTGGTGCTGGTCAGCAGCATGGACGTCTACCGCGCGTTCGGTCAGGTCCTCGGCGTCGAGAGCGGGCCGCCTGGATCACTGCCGATCACCGAGGACTCGCCCCTGCGTGAGCGGCTCTATCCGTATCGTGGCGAATCGCCGCGCGCGGCGGATGACCCACAGCACTGGCGTGACGACTACGACAAGATACCGGTCGAGCGAGTCGCGTTCTCGCGGCCCGAGCTCGAAGCGGCCGTGGTGCGGCTGCCTCGCGTCTATGGTCCGGGGGATGCGCAACGCCGGCTGTTCAGCTACGTGCGGCCGATGGCCGATCGGCGCCCGCTGCTGCTCATGGATCGCGCACTCGCGAGGTGGCGATGGACTCGCGCTTATGTGGAGAACGTCGCGCACGCGATCGCGCTCGCGGCGACGCACGAGCGAGCGGCGGGTCGCACCTACAACGTGGCGGAAGCCGAGACCACGAGCGAAGCGACGTGGGTGACGAGCATCGGACGCGTGCTCGGGTGGTCGGGGCGAGTGGTCGAGGCGGAGGCCGCAGCACTTCCCGAGCACCTTCGATTCGATGGCGACGCCAGCCATGACATCTCGGTCGACGGCTCGCGGATTCGCCGCGAACTGGGATACGTCGAGCCGGTCGGGTGGGAAGACGGCATACGTCGAACGGCCGAATGGGAACTCGCGAATCCGCTTCGAGCCGATGACGCGCTGCGCGCCGAGTACGCAGCGGAGGATGCAGCGGCTGCACTGCTGCGCTGA
- the uraD gene encoding 2-oxo-4-hydroxy-4-carboxy-5-ureidoimidazoline decarboxylase, protein MTLEQLSALPPAELAAQFERCCGARRWVRMMCMGRPFRSLEALHEASDRASDSLTPTDWREAFTHHPRIGDVAALREKFATTSVWAGAEQAGAAAASEATLHALAQGNREYEQRFGYLFIVCATGRSADEMLSMLSMRLGNAASEEFTIAIEEQRKIMRLRLDKMIEKGTS, encoded by the coding sequence ATGACGCTCGAACAGTTGAGTGCCCTGCCGCCGGCCGAGCTGGCGGCGCAGTTCGAGCGCTGCTGCGGAGCGCGGCGCTGGGTGCGCATGATGTGCATGGGTCGCCCGTTTCGAAGCCTCGAGGCGCTCCACGAAGCGTCGGATCGAGCCTCCGACTCGCTCACGCCGACCGACTGGCGTGAGGCGTTCACGCACCACCCGCGAATCGGAGACGTCGCGGCACTGCGCGAGAAGTTCGCAACCACCTCCGTGTGGGCGGGCGCCGAGCAGGCGGGAGCCGCGGCCGCCAGCGAAGCCACGCTGCACGCCCTTGCACAGGGCAACCGTGAATACGAACAGCGCTTCGGCTACCTTTTCATCGTGTGCGCGACCGGGCGCAGCGCCGACGAGATGCTCTCGATGCTGAGCATGCGGCTCGGCAACGCGGCGAGCGAAGAATTCACGATCGCGATCGAAGAGCAGCGCAAGATCATGCGGCTGCGGCTCGACAAAATGATCGAAAAGGGGACCTCATGA
- the uraH gene encoding hydroxyisourate hydrolase, whose amino-acid sequence MSAITTHVLDLALGRPAAGLQVRLDKYRDGDWIEAARGATDADGRLKDLLTEGERPATGSWRITFVIGDYFRSFGMMSFYSEIPIVFEVRDADQHYHVPLLVSPFGYSTYRGS is encoded by the coding sequence ATGAGCGCGATCACGACCCATGTGCTCGACCTGGCGCTCGGTCGCCCCGCGGCCGGCCTGCAGGTACGACTCGACAAGTACCGCGACGGGGACTGGATCGAAGCGGCTCGCGGCGCCACCGATGCCGACGGCCGACTCAAGGACCTGCTGACCGAGGGCGAGCGCCCCGCGACCGGCAGCTGGCGCATCACGTTCGTGATCGGAGACTACTTTCGGAGCTTCGGCATGATGTCGTTCTACAGCGAGATCCCGATCGTGTTCGAAGTGCGCGACGCCGATCAGCACTATCACGTGCCGCTGCTGGTGAGCCCGTTCGGCTATTCGACGTATCGGGGCAGCTGA
- a CDS encoding xanthine dehydrogenase family protein — MPRTAPAASRSRPLPRRSSESGATRSIGTSIPKLEAYEKVTGRALYLDDVAAPGALHGRTVRSTIARGRTKKITLDPAFDWSGVTVADWRDIPGENLVALIVDDQPLLVVDEVRHAEEPILLLAHESAERVEAALRAVSIEYEPLEPVLTVEDSLARKHVIFGDDNVFKEIVIARGDLDAAFRTPGAIVVEGTYRCGHQEQLYIENNAMLAERLPDGGLYVRGSLQCPYYVHKALCRAFALAGDQVRVAQTVTGGGFGGKEEYPSIIAAHASLLAWKSGRPVKIVYDRLEDIAATTKRHPAVIRCRTAVASDGRLLGTDMDVVMDGGAYVTLSPVVLSRGAIHAGGPYRHPAIRIRARAVATNTPPNGAFRGFGAPQTEFAMERHLDAIAERLSLDPVELRRRNAVVIGDVTPTGQVLEESVSAHEVLEQTAAHAGWKAKRRDFPRANAAAARAERRGAKSRRLRRGIGMSLVYHGAGFTGSGEVRLASRAAMDLTADGRPRVLAGSTEIGQGTNTIFAQFAADALGVSPQLVVIENPDTARVPDSGPTVASRTLMVVGGLVERCARGMRSKLGDYAGDEGFRRAAKRHLTAHGALRVEEEYLKPPKIRWSDENYTGDAYGVFGYAACSVEVEVDLDTGEVQVLNVVTAQDIGKAIHPVLCEGQIEGGTLQALGWALTEEVRWRDGRVWNHQLTNYIIPTSMDAPPIHTLLVENPYSHGPQGAKGVGEMPMDGPAPAVLAAIAHATGVWLDEIPATPERVLRALRATERVK, encoded by the coding sequence ATGCCCCGCACCGCTCCGGCCGCTTCTCGCTCTCGCCCATTGCCCCGTCGCTCGTCTGAGTCCGGTGCGACGCGCTCCATCGGCACCTCGATCCCCAAGCTCGAAGCCTACGAGAAGGTCACCGGCCGGGCGCTCTACCTGGACGACGTTGCCGCGCCGGGAGCGCTGCACGGGCGCACCGTGCGCTCCACGATCGCTCGCGGACGAACCAAGAAGATCACGCTCGATCCCGCGTTCGACTGGAGCGGTGTCACGGTCGCCGACTGGCGCGACATTCCGGGTGAGAACCTGGTCGCGCTGATCGTGGACGATCAGCCGCTGCTGGTCGTGGACGAGGTGAGGCACGCCGAGGAGCCGATACTGCTGCTCGCGCACGAGAGTGCCGAGCGCGTGGAGGCAGCGTTGCGCGCGGTGTCGATCGAATACGAACCGCTGGAGCCGGTGCTCACGGTGGAGGACTCGCTCGCGCGCAAGCACGTGATCTTTGGCGACGACAACGTATTCAAGGAGATCGTGATCGCGCGCGGTGATCTCGATGCTGCGTTCCGCACACCCGGCGCGATCGTGGTCGAAGGCACGTACCGCTGCGGTCATCAGGAGCAGCTCTACATCGAGAACAACGCGATGCTCGCCGAGCGCCTGCCGGATGGCGGGCTCTACGTGCGCGGCTCGCTTCAGTGCCCCTACTACGTGCACAAGGCGCTGTGCCGCGCGTTCGCACTCGCCGGTGATCAGGTGCGCGTCGCGCAGACCGTCACGGGCGGCGGATTCGGCGGCAAGGAGGAGTACCCGAGCATCATCGCGGCGCACGCCTCGTTGCTGGCGTGGAAGAGCGGGCGTCCGGTCAAGATCGTCTACGACCGCCTCGAAGACATCGCGGCGACCACCAAGCGGCACCCGGCCGTGATCCGCTGTCGCACCGCGGTCGCGAGCGACGGCCGGTTGCTCGGTACCGACATGGACGTGGTGATGGATGGCGGTGCCTACGTGACGCTCTCGCCGGTGGTGTTGTCGCGTGGTGCCATTCACGCTGGCGGTCCTTACCGTCACCCGGCGATCCGGATCCGCGCGCGCGCGGTTGCAACCAACACGCCCCCGAACGGTGCGTTCCGTGGCTTCGGCGCGCCGCAGACCGAGTTCGCGATGGAGCGACACCTGGATGCGATCGCCGAGCGACTCTCGCTCGATCCGGTCGAGCTGCGTCGCCGAAACGCGGTGGTGATCGGAGACGTCACACCGACCGGCCAGGTGCTCGAAGAGAGCGTGAGTGCTCACGAGGTGCTCGAGCAGACTGCGGCACACGCCGGCTGGAAGGCCAAGCGTCGCGACTTCCCGCGTGCCAACGCCGCGGCGGCGCGAGCGGAGCGTCGCGGGGCAAAGAGTCGTCGCTTGCGTCGCGGCATCGGGATGTCGCTCGTCTATCACGGCGCCGGCTTCACCGGCAGCGGCGAGGTGAGGCTCGCCTCGCGCGCCGCGATGGATCTGACGGCGGACGGACGACCGCGCGTGCTGGCGGGAAGCACCGAGATCGGTCAGGGCACCAATACGATCTTCGCGCAGTTCGCGGCCGACGCGCTCGGCGTGAGTCCGCAACTGGTGGTGATCGAGAACCCCGACACTGCGAGGGTGCCCGACAGTGGACCGACGGTCGCCTCGCGCACGCTCATGGTGGTGGGTGGGTTGGTGGAGCGTTGCGCACGCGGGATGCGCTCGAAGCTCGGCGACTACGCCGGCGACGAGGGCTTTCGCCGCGCGGCGAAACGACACCTCACCGCGCACGGCGCGCTGCGCGTCGAAGAGGAGTACTTGAAGCCCCCCAAGATCCGCTGGAGCGACGAGAACTACACCGGCGACGCGTATGGCGTGTTCGGCTACGCAGCGTGCAGTGTCGAGGTCGAGGTCGATCTCGACACCGGAGAGGTCCAGGTGCTGAACGTGGTCACCGCCCAGGACATCGGAAAGGCGATCCATCCGGTGCTCTGCGAAGGGCAGATCGAGGGCGGAACACTGCAAGCACTCGGCTGGGCATTGACCGAGGAAGTGCGGTGGCGCGACGGCCGGGTGTGGAATCACCAGCTCACGAACTACATCATTCCGACTTCGATGGACGCGCCGCCCATCCACACGCTGCTGGTCGAGAATCCGTACTCGCACGGACCGCAAGGCGCCAAGGGCGTCGGCGAGATGCCGATGGACGGGCCGGCGCCGGCAGTGCTGGCTGCGATCGCGCACGCGACCGGCGTGTGGCTCGATGAGATTCCGGCGACCCCCGAGCGGGTGCTGCGCGCGCTGCGAGCCACGGAGCGCGTGAAGTGA
- a CDS encoding (2Fe-2S)-binding protein encodes MKRLLDVLREDLALTGSKEGCGEGECGACSVLLNGAPVNSCLVPAVQCQGARIVTVEGLAKGPRLTALQQAFVTMGGAQCGICTPGMLVSASALLAQSKGRVPSADQVREALAGNLCRCTGYEKIIDAVRAAATLKTAKPARATPASAKPARKVSPARRKSRVR; translated from the coding sequence ATGAAGCGCCTGCTCGACGTGCTGCGCGAAGACCTGGCGCTTACTGGCAGCAAGGAAGGTTGCGGCGAAGGCGAGTGCGGTGCGTGCAGCGTGCTGCTCAACGGCGCGCCGGTGAACTCGTGTCTGGTGCCGGCGGTCCAGTGCCAGGGGGCCAGGATCGTCACGGTCGAAGGCCTCGCGAAGGGGCCCAGGCTCACGGCACTCCAGCAGGCGTTCGTCACCATGGGTGGCGCTCAGTGCGGCATCTGCACGCCCGGCATGCTGGTGAGCGCCTCCGCACTGCTCGCCCAATCGAAGGGACGCGTGCCGAGCGCCGATCAGGTGCGCGAAGCACTGGCCGGCAATCTGTGCCGCTGCACCGGCTACGAAAAGATCATCGACGCGGTGCGTGCCGCCGCCACGCTCAAGACGGCGAAGCCCGCACGCGCGACGCCCGCAAGCGCGAAGCCTGCGCGCAAGGTATCGCCCGCTCGTCGCAAGAGCCGTGTGCGGTGA
- a CDS encoding urate hydroxylase PuuD has product MTPYDWLNLLLRWSHLIAGIAWIGSSFYFIWLDGSLEKPAEPREGVEGEIWMVHSGGFYHVERRRLGPNEIPPVLHWFKWEAAITWMTGVALLIVVYYLTGGVYLLDPRVSGIDARTGVIIGVATLIGGWFVYDLLWRSPLGRIGWPATAISFALLGGVTYAMCHLLSGRAAFLHVGALMGSIMVANVWGVILPSQTAMLEATRAGRPADQEHSRAAKRRSVHNSYMTFPVLFIMLSNHFAGTYGHALNWVVLCLLIVFGASVRHLMIGSRATRAWAMASTAVSLGIVLVMTAPPARARGARASGAPPSFSEVKNVVHSRCVYCHSSNPVEPTFGPAPGGVSFDDPASIVKFAERIRVRAVETQTMPLANQTGMTPQERDLLARWIAHGAHGE; this is encoded by the coding sequence GTGACTCCGTACGACTGGCTCAATCTGCTGCTGCGCTGGTCCCATCTGATCGCCGGAATCGCATGGATCGGCAGCTCGTTCTACTTCATCTGGCTCGACGGCTCGCTCGAGAAACCCGCCGAACCTCGCGAGGGCGTCGAGGGCGAAATCTGGATGGTGCACAGCGGCGGCTTCTATCACGTGGAGCGACGGCGTCTCGGCCCGAATGAGATTCCGCCGGTGCTGCACTGGTTCAAGTGGGAAGCCGCGATCACCTGGATGACGGGTGTGGCGCTGCTGATTGTCGTCTACTACCTGACCGGCGGTGTGTATCTGCTCGATCCTCGCGTCTCGGGGATTGACGCGCGCACCGGTGTGATCATCGGTGTCGCGACGCTGATCGGCGGCTGGTTCGTCTACGACCTGCTGTGGCGCTCGCCGCTCGGGCGCATCGGCTGGCCGGCAACGGCGATCTCGTTCGCGCTGCTCGGCGGCGTGACCTACGCGATGTGCCATCTGCTGAGCGGTCGCGCGGCGTTCCTGCACGTCGGTGCGCTGATGGGCTCGATCATGGTGGCGAACGTGTGGGGCGTGATCCTGCCTTCGCAGACCGCGATGCTCGAGGCCACCCGGGCCGGACGGCCCGCCGATCAGGAACACTCGAGGGCCGCCAAACGCCGTTCCGTCCACAACAGCTACATGACGTTTCCGGTGCTGTTCATCATGTTGAGCAATCACTTTGCCGGCACCTACGGCCACGCGCTCAACTGGGTGGTGCTGTGCCTTCTGATCGTGTTCGGGGCGTCGGTGCGGCATCTGATGATCGGCAGCCGTGCCACTCGCGCATGGGCGATGGCGTCGACCGCGGTCTCGCTCGGCATCGTGCTGGTGATGACGGCGCCACCGGCGCGCGCACGCGGTGCCCGGGCGAGTGGTGCCCCGCCGAGCTTCTCCGAGGTGAAGAACGTGGTGCATTCGCGCTGCGTCTATTGCCACTCGTCGAATCCGGTCGAGCCTACGTTCGGGCCCGCGCCCGGCGGCGTGAGCTTCGACGACCCCGCGAGCATCGTGAAGTTCGCGGAACGTATTCGCGTGCGCGCCGTCGAGACGCAGACCATGCCGCTCGCGAACCAGACCGGCATGACGCCGCAAGAGCGTGACCTGCTCGCGCGCTGGATCGCCCACGGCGCGCACGGGGAGTAG
- a CDS encoding (S)-ureidoglycine aminohydrolase — translation MPQSGLVTSRAVVARNFAILPPDGIPESTLPGWEQTAVRILTAPAMGARFAQYRLDLQPKGGGHHILDAGIEAFFYVISGNVELTVGGRQHSLAPGGFAFLAPGSSFELRARDAAAVTWIKKRYQPHAGLAAHEVVGNEHDMKGEVFNGFTELLLKKLLPVEPSFDMEMNIFTFPPGFSLGVTETHVMEHGLVMLEGQGLYYLGDTWREVKAGDFIWMGPYCPQSFYATGSAPSRYLYYKDVNRDVAL, via the coding sequence ATGCCGCAGTCGGGCCTCGTCACGAGCCGCGCCGTCGTCGCTCGCAACTTCGCGATCCTTCCGCCCGACGGAATTCCCGAGAGCACGCTGCCCGGCTGGGAGCAGACCGCGGTCCGAATCCTGACCGCGCCCGCGATGGGTGCGCGCTTCGCTCAGTACCGGCTCGATCTGCAGCCGAAGGGCGGCGGTCATCACATTCTGGATGCCGGTATCGAGGCGTTCTTCTATGTGATCTCGGGAAACGTCGAGCTGACGGTGGGCGGCCGCCAGCACTCGCTCGCACCCGGCGGCTTCGCATTCCTCGCGCCCGGCTCCTCATTCGAGCTGCGCGCGCGCGACGCGGCGGCTGTGACGTGGATCAAGAAGCGCTATCAGCCGCACGCAGGGCTCGCGGCACATGAAGTAGTCGGCAATGAGCACGACATGAAGGGTGAGGTCTTCAACGGGTTCACCGAACTGCTGCTGAAGAAGCTGCTGCCAGTGGAACCGTCGTTCGACATGGAGATGAACATCTTCACGTTTCCTCCCGGGTTCTCACTCGGCGTGACGGAGACTCACGTCATGGAGCACGGCCTCGTGATGCTCGAAGGGCAGGGGCTCTACTACCTGGGCGACACATGGCGCGAGGTGAAGGCGGGTGACTTCATCTGGATGGGGCCCTACTGCCCGCAGTCGTTCTATGCCACCGGGAGTGCCCCGTCGAGATACCTCTACTACAAGGATGTGAACCGGGATGTCGCGTTGTAG
- a CDS encoding enoyl-CoA hydratase/isomerase family protein (Catalyzes the reversible hydration of unsaturated fatty acyl-CoA to beta-hydroxyacyl-CoA), whose amino-acid sequence MSLVEVERKGPVARVWFNRPELHNALSPEVGAELAKLVHDLEHDDEVRVVVLGGRGPSFCAGADIGAMKASADASFDQNLAEAEKLAGTFAALADFPKPVVGRVHGGVYGGGVGFVCACDIVVASDDAKFGLTEVRLGILPGIISPYVIRRLGDRIARELMLTGERFDAATALRLGLVNYLVPLAELDARVDERVGELLKGGPGAQKRIKMLLELWADSSWEEYRAALPRTLAEVRSGAEAKDGLAAFFEKRKPRWMGQE is encoded by the coding sequence ATGTCACTGGTGGAAGTCGAACGCAAGGGCCCGGTCGCCCGGGTGTGGTTCAACCGGCCCGAACTCCACAACGCCCTGTCGCCCGAAGTGGGCGCCGAGCTGGCGAAGCTCGTGCACGACCTGGAGCACGATGACGAGGTCCGCGTCGTGGTGCTCGGCGGCCGCGGGCCGTCGTTCTGCGCCGGCGCCGACATCGGCGCGATGAAGGCGTCGGCCGACGCGAGCTTCGACCAGAATCTCGCCGAGGCCGAGAAGCTCGCCGGCACCTTTGCAGCACTCGCAGACTTCCCCAAGCCGGTAGTGGGGCGCGTCCATGGTGGCGTGTATGGCGGCGGCGTCGGCTTCGTGTGCGCATGCGACATCGTGGTGGCGAGTGACGATGCGAAGTTCGGACTCACCGAAGTGCGGCTCGGTATCCTGCCCGGGATCATCAGCCCCTACGTCATTCGACGCCTGGGCGATCGCATCGCGCGCGAGCTGATGCTGACCGGTGAACGCTTCGATGCCGCGACCGCGCTGCGCCTGGGACTCGTCAACTACTTGGTCCCGTTGGCCGAACTCGACGCTCGTGTCGACGAACGGGTCGGCGAGCTGCTGAAAGGCGGCCCCGGCGCGCAGAAGCGAATCAAGATGCTGCTCGAGCTGTGGGCGGACTCGTCGTGGGAGGAATACCGCGCGGCACTGCCTCGCACGCTCGCCGAAGTGCGCTCGGGTGCCGAAGCGAAAGACGGCCTCGCCGCGTTCTTCGAGAAGCGCAAGCCCCGCTGGATGGGGCAGGAGTGA
- a CDS encoding phosphoenolpyruvate kinase — MRTVIRPEHSRDLLARLAEANQKFAAMYPGDRLDRQPVHTVYGGAQLFTADTTRKLGAVAVRTLEEYAPDAATLARAVGLEGDSAFQRTVYERVRAKLEHDPIEDFRIDFEDGYGFRPDAEEDHDAVRNGEEVARGMQEQLLPGAIGIRIKPYTEELHLRSIRTLDLFLSTLLAQSGGKLPSNFCVTLPKITSPAQVEAFVGMLAIIEREHGLVAGSIPIELMVETTLSIFDAERRVALPALIAAAGGRVRGAHFGTYDYTANCNITARHQQPQHPACDFARHVMQVSLAGTGVTLSDGATTVMPVGPHRAAAGQSLTSKQLDENRRAVHHGWRVHFDDVRSSLRHAYYQGWDLNPAQLPSRYAAVFSFFLESRAEAAARLRAFVDKAAQATLLGQVFDDAATGQGLLNFFLRGLSCGAITEDEALATGVTLEEFHGRSFVKMLKGRDA, encoded by the coding sequence ATGCGCACCGTGATTCGACCCGAGCACTCGCGCGACCTGCTCGCGCGGCTCGCCGAGGCCAATCAGAAGTTCGCGGCAATGTATCCCGGCGACCGGCTCGACCGCCAGCCCGTGCACACCGTCTACGGCGGCGCGCAACTGTTCACCGCCGACACCACACGCAAGCTCGGAGCGGTCGCGGTTCGCACGCTCGAGGAGTACGCGCCCGACGCGGCGACGCTCGCGAGAGCGGTCGGCCTCGAAGGCGACTCGGCCTTTCAACGCACGGTCTACGAGCGCGTAAGAGCCAAGCTCGAGCACGATCCGATCGAGGACTTCCGCATCGACTTCGAGGACGGCTACGGCTTCCGTCCCGACGCCGAGGAGGACCACGACGCAGTCCGCAACGGCGAAGAAGTCGCGCGCGGCATGCAGGAGCAACTGCTGCCCGGCGCGATCGGCATTCGGATCAAGCCGTACACCGAGGAGCTGCACCTGCGATCGATTCGCACCCTCGACCTCTTCCTGAGCACCCTGCTGGCGCAAAGCGGCGGCAAGCTGCCGTCGAACTTCTGCGTGACGCTGCCGAAGATCACCTCGCCCGCTCAGGTCGAGGCGTTTGTCGGCATGCTCGCGATCATCGAACGCGAACACGGGCTCGTCGCGGGATCGATCCCGATCGAGCTGATGGTCGAGACCACGCTCAGCATCTTCGACGCCGAGCGGCGCGTGGCACTGCCGGCGCTGATCGCCGCGGCCGGCGGTCGCGTGCGCGGCGCTCACTTCGGCACCTACGACTACACCGCGAACTGCAACATCACCGCGCGCCATCAGCAGCCGCAGCATCCGGCCTGCGACTTTGCGCGCCACGTCATGCAGGTGAGTCTCGCCGGGACCGGCGTGACGCTGTCCGACGGCGCGACCACGGTGATGCCGGTCGGTCCGCACCGCGCCGCCGCCGGCCAGTCGCTGACCTCGAAGCAGCTCGACGAGAACCGCCGCGCCGTCCATCACGGCTGGCGCGTGCACTTCGACGACGTCCGCAGTTCCCTGCGCCACGCCTACTACCAGGGCTGGGATCTGAACCCCGCGCAGCTGCCTTCGCGCTACGCCGCGGTGTTCTCGTTCTTCCTCGAGTCACGCGCCGAGGCCGCGGCACGACTGCGAGCCTTCGTCGACAAGGCGGCGCAGGCCACCCTGCTCGGGCAGGTGTTCGACGACGCAGCGACCGGCCAGGGCCTGCTCAACTTCTTCCTGCGCGGGCTGTCGTGCGGCGCGATCACCGAAGACGAAGCACTCGCGACCGGCGTGACACTCGAAGAGTTTCATGGCCGCAGCTTCGTCAAGATGCTGAAGGGCCGGGACGCCTGA
- a CDS encoding AI-2E family transporter, with amino-acid sequence MPATTTPSATRTALLTVGLLAVAITLWTLRDVLMLVGFAALIAYVLDPVVIAIERIRMRGTGPSRRFAAAAVMLLLVVGGGLTLAFAIPRLISEVSDLLQRLPTALQRLVATINYMAAHNPTIDALKPDNRPLIDLETLLSEAGTLAVATLRGLVGNLGGVLGLALTPMLAYYLLAEADDVHTSAMGFVPAAAQSRVGEILSEVDRALRSYVRGQAVVCAIVGGAVAIAAWLIGLPVPLLLGALAGVAEIVPILGFWSAAVVIVIAGFSVDPSHALWGVIAYVGINQLAGQFVTPQVMGRHMKMHPFVILVSILAGGAMLGAGGAVLALPLAAAVQSIVSNLAAHRGGARR; translated from the coding sequence ATGCCAGCGACCACGACGCCGTCCGCGACTCGCACCGCCCTGCTCACCGTCGGGCTGCTGGCGGTCGCGATCACACTCTGGACGCTCCGCGACGTGCTGATGCTGGTCGGTTTCGCGGCGCTCATCGCCTACGTGCTGGACCCGGTCGTGATTGCGATCGAGCGGATCCGCATGCGAGGCACAGGGCCCTCGCGGCGCTTCGCGGCCGCCGCGGTGATGCTGCTGCTGGTGGTGGGCGGCGGACTCACGCTCGCGTTCGCGATTCCACGACTGATTTCGGAAGTGAGCGACCTGCTCCAACGGCTCCCGACCGCACTGCAGCGACTGGTTGCGACCATCAACTACATGGCGGCACACAATCCCACCATCGATGCGCTCAAGCCGGACAATCGTCCGCTGATCGATCTCGAGACGTTGCTGTCCGAGGCCGGGACCCTGGCGGTTGCGACGCTGCGTGGCCTGGTCGGCAATCTGGGCGGCGTGCTGGGCCTGGCACTCACGCCGATGCTCGCCTACTACCTGCTCGCCGAAGCCGATGACGTGCACACCAGTGCGATGGGATTCGTGCCGGCGGCGGCCCAGTCACGCGTCGGCGAGATCCTGTCGGAAGTCGACCGGGCGCTGCGCAGCTACGTGCGCGGTCAGGCGGTGGTGTGCGCGATCGTGGGCGGTGCGGTCGCGATCGCCGCGTGGTTGATCGGGCTGCCGGTTCCGTTGCTGCTGGGAGCCCTCGCGGGCGTCGCCGAGATCGTTCCGATCCTCGGCTTCTGGTCCGCCGCGGTGGTGATCGTGATCGCCGGGTTCAGCGTGGATCCGTCACATGCGTTGTGGGGCGTGATCGCCTACGTCGGGATCAACCAGCTCGCCGGGCAGTTCGTGACCCCGCAGGTGATGGGACGTCACATGAAGATGCACCCGTTCGTGATTCTGGTCAGCATCCTGGCCGGCGGGGCGATGCTCGGCGCCGGCGGCGCGGTGCTCGCGCTGCCGCTTGCGGCCGCGGTGCAGTCGATCGTTTCGAACCTGGCCGCGCACCGAGGCGGCGCCAGGCGCTGA